The Alkalinema sp. FACHB-956 genome has a window encoding:
- a CDS encoding aspartate aminotransferase — MTPTWISTADRLKALPQYVFARLDELKANARAQGVDLIDLGMGNPDGATPQPVVDAAQRALQDVKNHGYPPFEGTASFRTAITDWYQRHYDVQLDPDGEALPLLGSKEGLTHLALAYINPGDTILVPSPSYPPHFRGPLLAGADLYPLMLSAEKDWLIDLGAIPDEVAQRAKILYFNYPSNPTTATAPREFFEEVVAFARKHEILLVHDQAYAELAFDGYQPTSLLEIPGAKDIGVEFHTLSKTYNMAGWRIGFVVGNRHVIQGLRTLKTNLDYGLFSALQAAAETALRLPEPYIQEVRDRYRTRRDFLIEGLGKLGWTIPKPSATMYLWVPCPIGQTSTDFALSVLQTTGVVVTPGNAFGTGGEGYVRVSLIAECDRLQEALDRLTQAGIRYDTPALVSMES; from the coding sequence ATGACCCCCACTTGGATTTCCACCGCCGATCGTCTCAAAGCACTTCCCCAGTACGTCTTTGCCCGGTTGGATGAACTGAAGGCCAATGCCCGTGCCCAAGGGGTCGATTTGATTGATTTGGGGATGGGAAATCCAGATGGAGCTACACCGCAACCTGTTGTTGACGCGGCTCAACGGGCCTTACAGGATGTTAAGAACCATGGTTATCCGCCCTTTGAAGGCACGGCCAGTTTCCGGACCGCCATTACCGACTGGTATCAACGTCATTATGATGTGCAGCTAGATCCCGATGGGGAAGCTCTGCCATTACTGGGATCAAAGGAAGGGTTAACGCACTTAGCGCTGGCCTATATCAATCCCGGCGACACAATTTTGGTGCCGAGTCCCTCCTATCCGCCCCATTTCCGGGGGCCATTGTTGGCGGGGGCAGACTTGTACCCCTTAATGCTATCGGCAGAGAAGGATTGGCTGATTGATCTGGGAGCGATTCCCGATGAGGTCGCGCAGCGGGCTAAGATTCTTTATTTCAACTACCCCAGCAATCCCACCACGGCAACGGCTCCCCGCGAGTTTTTTGAAGAGGTGGTGGCCTTTGCTCGGAAGCATGAGATTTTGCTGGTGCATGACCAAGCCTATGCGGAATTGGCCTTTGATGGCTATCAACCGACGAGTTTGCTGGAAATTCCCGGCGCGAAGGACATCGGTGTTGAGTTCCACACCCTCTCCAAGACCTACAACATGGCGGGCTGGCGAATTGGGTTTGTCGTGGGGAATCGCCATGTCATCCAAGGGTTGCGCACCCTAAAGACCAATCTGGACTATGGGCTTTTCTCGGCCTTACAAGCGGCGGCGGAAACGGCGCTGCGGTTGCCAGAACCCTACATTCAGGAAGTGCGCGATCGCTATCGCACGCGGCGGGACTTTTTGATTGAGGGCTTGGGTAAGTTGGGCTGGACGATCCCCAAACCCAGCGCCACGATGTACCTTTGGGTACCCTGTCCGATCGGTCAAACCTCGACGGATTTTGCACTTTCTGTTCTGCAAACTACGGGAGTGGTGGTGACGCCGGGGAATGCCTTTGGGACGGGAGGAGAAGGCTACGTGCGGGTTAGCTTGATTGCGGAGTGCGATCGGTTGCAGGAAGCCCTCGATCGGCTAACTCAGGCGGGCATCCGCTACGATACTCCGGCCCTTGTTTCGATGGAATCCTAA
- the trxA gene encoding thioredoxin produces MSEAAQVTDATFDQEVLESTVPVLVDFWAPWCGPCRMVAPVVDEIAKDYADKVKVVKVNTDENPSVANKYGIRSIPTLMIFKGGQRVDMVVGAVPKTTLANTLEKYL; encoded by the coding sequence ATGTCAGAAGCCGCGCAAGTTACTGATGCCACCTTCGACCAAGAGGTGCTGGAGAGCACCGTGCCGGTACTCGTTGACTTCTGGGCTCCCTGGTGCGGCCCTTGTCGCATGGTGGCTCCCGTTGTAGATGAGATTGCGAAAGATTACGCAGACAAAGTAAAAGTCGTAAAAGTTAACACGGACGAAAATCCGAGTGTTGCGAATAAGTACGGTATTCGGAGCATCCCGACATTGATGATTTTCAAGGGTGGCCAGCGGGTAGATATGGTGGTCGGGGCTGTTCCCAAAACCACGCTAGCGAACACACTGGAAAAATATCTATAA
- a CDS encoding iron-containing alcohol dehydrogenase family protein, which produces MATTSSSSLLVSAIAPAQVVRGWDALEQMGIPIARLGQRPLLVGGDATLAVVESRLKPVLAQQNLVAAWGRYGLDCSEAALANLQSAADSHQADLIIGIGGGKALDLAKLLAYQRRLPIVTIPTSAATCAAWTALSNVYSEAGAFLYDVGLPACPDLLVLDYGLVATAPRRTLVAGIGDAIAKWYEASVSSGHSERTFLVAAVQQARVLRDLLFQKSKQAIEEPGTEIWQDVVDASVLLAGVIGGIGGAQCRTVAAHAVHNGLTHLPAAHGALHGEKVAYGILVQLRLEELLQGNQLAATARQQLLKFYDEIGLPKTLADLGLDRITIADLEQAAIVACNPQSDIHRLPFPVEPSQLLAAMVSTTAPTAFSAVESAAFLEEVSL; this is translated from the coding sequence ATGGCAACCACATCATCCTCCTCTCTTCTGGTTTCTGCGATCGCACCCGCGCAAGTGGTTCGAGGCTGGGATGCGTTGGAACAGATGGGGATTCCGATCGCGCGTTTGGGCCAACGGCCTTTATTAGTCGGTGGAGACGCCACTTTGGCAGTTGTTGAATCCCGGCTTAAGCCCGTGCTGGCGCAACAGAATTTAGTCGCTGCCTGGGGACGATACGGCTTGGACTGTAGTGAAGCGGCGTTGGCGAATTTACAGAGCGCAGCAGACTCCCATCAGGCGGATCTCATTATTGGGATCGGGGGTGGCAAGGCGTTGGATCTGGCGAAGCTCTTGGCCTACCAGCGCCGCTTACCGATCGTGACGATTCCCACCTCAGCCGCTACCTGCGCCGCTTGGACGGCGTTGTCCAACGTGTATTCCGAGGCGGGGGCATTTCTCTACGATGTGGGATTGCCTGCCTGTCCGGATTTACTGGTTTTAGACTACGGGCTAGTCGCCACTGCGCCGCGCCGCACGCTGGTGGCTGGCATTGGTGATGCGATCGCCAAGTGGTATGAAGCCTCGGTCAGCAGTGGTCATTCTGAACGGACGTTCTTGGTCGCTGCGGTGCAACAGGCCAGGGTGCTGCGGGATCTCCTGTTCCAGAAGTCCAAGCAAGCGATCGAGGAGCCAGGAACTGAGATTTGGCAGGATGTGGTGGATGCCTCGGTGCTGTTAGCGGGGGTGATTGGAGGGATTGGCGGTGCTCAGTGTCGTACAGTGGCGGCCCATGCAGTACACAATGGCCTGACCCACCTCCCCGCGGCCCACGGAGCCCTCCATGGCGAAAAAGTAGCCTACGGTATTTTGGTGCAACTGCGGCTAGAAGAACTGTTACAGGGGAACCAATTAGCCGCGACCGCTCGTCAACAGTTGCTGAAATTTTACGACGAGATTGGCTTGCCGAAAACCTTAGCCGATTTGGGCCTGGACAGAATTACGATCGCAGACTTGGAGCAGGCGGCGATCGTGGCCTGCAATCCCCAATCGGATATTCATCGCCTTCCCTTCCCAGTGGAACCCAGCCAACTGCTGGCTGCGATGGTTTCCACCACTGCACCTACCGCCTTTTCCGCCGTTGAATCTGCCGCTTTCCTTGAAGAGGTATCCCTATGA
- a CDS encoding LOG family protein, translating into MVAYPSPGAIAALRAEINHLLDQLPGSPNSDVILNALATLINLSDAEIDRLDWKILTASLQDMDRAFRAFYPYRHVRKIAIFGSARIASGTPEYRMAKEFAQCVTAQGFMVITGAGPGIMQAGNEGAGLENSFGLNIQLPFEQGSNPFIAGDPKLVSFKYFFTRKLFFLKESDALALFPGGFGTLDEAFECITLTQTGKSVPVPLVLVDKPGGHYWQEWAEYIEKNLLANGLISPEDTSLYTITDRLDVACNAIASFYQVYHSSRYVDQQLVLRLKAELTDDNLAELNERFSDILVKGKIEKSAALPKEAHDETYMLPRLVLHFNQRDLGRLYQMIRVINRMGDPTAEDFQHPERK; encoded by the coding sequence ATGGTTGCATATCCTTCGCCTGGTGCAATTGCGGCTCTACGTGCTGAAATTAATCATTTGTTGGATCAATTGCCAGGATCCCCAAATAGCGACGTTATTCTGAACGCTTTAGCCACCCTGATCAATTTGAGCGATGCAGAAATTGATCGGTTGGATTGGAAAATTTTGACCGCTTCATTGCAGGATATGGATCGTGCCTTCAGGGCATTTTATCCCTATCGCCATGTCCGTAAAATTGCCATTTTTGGCTCAGCTCGGATTGCCTCAGGAACGCCGGAATACCGGATGGCCAAGGAATTTGCTCAATGTGTGACCGCCCAAGGTTTTATGGTGATCACTGGGGCTGGCCCAGGCATTATGCAGGCGGGGAATGAAGGAGCCGGACTGGAGAATTCCTTTGGACTGAACATTCAACTGCCCTTTGAACAAGGCTCCAATCCATTTATTGCTGGCGATCCAAAGCTGGTTTCTTTCAAATATTTCTTCACGAGAAAACTCTTTTTCCTCAAAGAAAGTGATGCTTTAGCCCTATTCCCCGGTGGGTTTGGGACGCTGGACGAAGCTTTTGAGTGCATCACCCTGACGCAAACGGGCAAATCTGTACCAGTTCCTTTGGTTCTCGTGGATAAACCCGGTGGACATTACTGGCAGGAATGGGCGGAATACATTGAAAAGAACTTATTGGCCAATGGTTTAATTAGCCCTGAAGACACCAGTTTGTATACGATTACCGATCGCCTAGATGTGGCCTGTAATGCGATCGCGAGCTTCTATCAGGTTTACCACTCCAGCCGTTATGTCGATCAACAACTGGTGCTGCGGCTGAAAGCAGAACTGACCGACGACAATCTGGCGGAACTGAATGAGCGCTTCAGCGACATTTTGGTCAAGGGTAAGATTGAAAAAAGTGCCGCGCTCCCGAAGGAAGCCCACGATGAAACCTATATGCTGCCTCGGTTAGTGCTGCACTTTAACCAGCGGGATTTAGGTCGCCTGTATCAAATGATTCGGGTCATTAACCGCATGGGCGATCCAACAGCGGAAGATTTCCAACACCCCGAACGCAAGTAG
- a CDS encoding NAD-binding protein, with the protein MPIEYDLVIIGASEVGIEAAKIAARYGARVALVQQGELEIGPIVQRVFLERIFSASGQFPWGEPWRDRPSDRWRDQQSNQQTARSRQGQRLGQFIQTAIADYQRLSSPEALGMLGIEVIAGRGQFCRVPKSGFLLEDQRVLRSRAFLLALPQELVVTIPGLAEAGYLTIETVLTALHQPTSTQILQPTMTLIGEDEQTVALAWGFQQLGNQVTLITGSSQILPQADPDAAFRFQAKLEAQGIRILTHTDVTQVSRRNDRLWLQLNPSQIQPNALATDAIVLTSRRINLTSLGLEKLGVHLPLALDGPFDQLPNMTLQAFGCPVYACPPTPAHPYSVAHAWIQRILLTPWRRSPEVYPALYAVQTPIPMAGAGLTEPLAKNQQGRDCVILPAVFPATALGHDSPLWCKVITRRNGELLGIHAVGDGAIAVVELLNQALNQRLNLKALGNLTSLPTRQGAIVQQLAEQWQHQQRPHWRQELWLDWFAWRRMRAMKQSRSS; encoded by the coding sequence ATGCCCATTGAGTACGACCTCGTTATTATTGGAGCCTCTGAAGTGGGGATTGAAGCGGCTAAAATTGCCGCTCGCTATGGCGCAAGGGTTGCCTTGGTGCAACAGGGAGAACTCGAAATTGGGCCGATCGTCCAACGAGTTTTCTTAGAACGCATCTTTTCCGCCAGTGGTCAGTTCCCCTGGGGAGAGCCTTGGCGCGATCGACCGAGCGATCGATGGCGCGATCAACAGAGCAATCAACAAACTGCCCGATCGCGGCAGGGGCAGCGGCTCGGCCAATTCATTCAAACGGCGATCGCGGATTATCAGCGGCTCTCTTCCCCAGAAGCCCTGGGAATGCTGGGGATTGAAGTGATTGCCGGTAGGGGCCAATTTTGTCGCGTGCCCAAGTCAGGGTTTCTCCTGGAAGATCAACGAGTCTTGCGATCGCGGGCCTTTTTGTTAGCGTTACCCCAGGAGCTTGTTGTTACGATTCCGGGGCTGGCTGAGGCGGGTTATCTGACGATCGAGACTGTACTGACAGCGCTGCATCAACCAACATCGACGCAGATTCTCCAGCCAACCATGACTCTCATCGGTGAAGATGAGCAGACCGTCGCGTTAGCCTGGGGATTCCAACAACTCGGGAACCAAGTCACCTTAATAACCGGGTCTTCCCAGATTCTCCCCCAGGCGGATCCGGATGCGGCCTTTCGGTTTCAAGCCAAACTGGAGGCCCAGGGGATTCGGATTCTCACCCATACAGACGTCACTCAGGTTAGTCGGCGCAACGATCGACTCTGGTTACAACTGAACCCAAGCCAGATCCAGCCCAATGCCCTGGCGACCGACGCGATCGTCCTCACGTCCCGCCGAATCAACTTGACCTCGCTGGGCTTAGAGAAACTGGGCGTGCATCTGCCGCTGGCGTTGGATGGGCCGTTTGATCAGTTACCAAACATGACGCTGCAAGCCTTTGGCTGCCCAGTCTATGCCTGCCCACCCACCCCTGCCCACCCCTATAGCGTTGCCCATGCCTGGATACAGCGAATTTTGCTGACGCCTTGGCGGCGATCGCCTGAGGTCTATCCTGCCCTCTACGCAGTCCAGACTCCGATTCCCATGGCAGGCGCGGGCCTTACAGAACCCCTGGCGAAAAACCAACAGGGTCGGGATTGTGTGATTTTGCCAGCGGTTTTTCCCGCCACCGCCCTCGGGCACGACTCACCCCTATGGTGCAAGGTCATTACCCGACGGAATGGCGAATTACTGGGTATTCATGCGGTCGGAGACGGCGCGATCGCAGTGGTGGAATTATTGAATCAAGCTTTGAATCAGCGACTCAATCTCAAAGCGTTAGGCAATCTCACGAGTTTACCCACTCGCCAAGGGGCGATCGTTCAGCAGTTAGCTGAGCAATGGCAACACCAGCAACGCCCCCATTGGCGGCAGGAATTATGGTTAGATTGGTTTGCTTGGCGACGGATGCGGGCCATGAAGCAGAGCCGATCGTCCTAA
- the cobD gene encoding threonine-phosphate decarboxylase CobD, with amino-acid sequence MNRPTHGGNLQWAAAIAGCAPHAILDFSASINPLGLPTSAIAAIQAHVSALITYPDPSYRSLRQAIAQHHGIDADWVLPGNGAAELITWAGRDLATHCAETILFTPAFNDYGRALKAFQATIYPCGLLADRTDCGANDCRANDCGSSESGSSDSLSTYPDSHILATLPPPNRRGVLLNNPHNPTGRLFDRAFVEALVTTFDWVVIDEAFMDFVPPEHHDQVSVVPWVERYPNLVVIRSLTKFYAMPGLRLGYAIAHPDRLRQWQQWRDPWSVNALSAAVGEAVLQDRAYQQATHAWFRQAKPLLEAGLRQRPGLQVLPSAANFFLVQCDRAVPLLQQQLLQRHQILIRDCLSFPELGDRYFRVALRTIAENQTLLEGLRNVLGD; translated from the coding sequence GTGAATCGTCCAACGCATGGGGGAAATTTGCAGTGGGCAGCGGCGATCGCTGGCTGCGCCCCCCATGCTATCCTCGATTTTTCCGCCAGCATTAATCCCCTCGGCCTGCCGACCAGCGCGATCGCGGCAATTCAAGCCCATGTGTCAGCGCTCATCACCTATCCTGACCCGAGTTATCGCAGCCTGCGGCAGGCGATCGCCCAGCACCACGGCATTGACGCTGACTGGGTTTTACCTGGCAATGGTGCCGCCGAGTTGATTACCTGGGCGGGTCGAGACTTGGCCACCCATTGTGCAGAAACGATTCTGTTTACACCAGCCTTTAACGACTATGGACGGGCGCTGAAAGCGTTTCAGGCAACCATTTATCCCTGTGGCCTGTTGGCAGATCGGACTGACTGTGGGGCTAACGACTGTAGGGCTAATGACTGTGGGTCTAGCGAATCCGGGTCTAGCGATAGTCTAAGTACCTACCCTGATTCTCATATTCTGGCCACTTTACCCCCTCCTAACCGGCGTGGTGTTCTGCTGAATAATCCCCACAATCCTACGGGGAGGCTATTCGATCGGGCCTTTGTGGAGGCATTGGTGACGACCTTTGACTGGGTGGTGATTGATGAAGCCTTTATGGATTTTGTTCCGCCGGAGCACCATGACCAAGTTAGCGTTGTGCCTTGGGTGGAGCGTTATCCTAATTTGGTGGTGATTCGATCGCTGACGAAGTTCTACGCCATGCCGGGACTGCGCCTAGGCTATGCCATTGCTCACCCCGATCGACTGCGGCAGTGGCAACAGTGGCGCGACCCTTGGTCGGTCAATGCATTGTCAGCTGCCGTGGGAGAAGCGGTTCTCCAAGACAGGGCCTATCAGCAAGCAACCCATGCTTGGTTCAGGCAGGCAAAACCGTTACTTGAAGCTGGATTACGGCAAAGGCCGGGGCTACAGGTGTTGCCCAGCGCCGCCAATTTTTTCCTAGTGCAATGCGATCGCGCTGTCCCCCTCCTCCAACAACAGCTGCTCCAGCGGCACCAAATTCTGATTCGCGACTGTTTGAGTTTTCCAGAATTAGGCGATCGTTATTTTCGGGTGGCCCTGCGCACGATCGCCGAAAATCAGACCTTACTAGAGGGTCTGAGGAATGTGCTGGGCGATTAA
- a CDS encoding Ycf51 family protein: MLSTEQLTQVAQWLGIATIALAGLATLAFALQWSFRFRMVGVASFTGVLTAGVFALSLAWYQRPEVPGAVPFSRVFDNSTDQVVIAVPSTITPEQLEATLQQASFDLYSPGRTSPDGTMTIRARTILHPQPGLSQPVYLGVVRRSMGVRNDVNQQIEIDRDTLVNLPKNSVG, encoded by the coding sequence ATGCTTTCCACAGAACAACTTACACAAGTCGCCCAATGGCTGGGAATTGCCACGATCGCCCTTGCAGGTTTAGCAACACTGGCCTTTGCTTTGCAATGGAGCTTTCGTTTCCGGATGGTCGGCGTGGCCAGCTTTACCGGTGTCCTGACGGCTGGAGTCTTTGCATTGAGTCTGGCTTGGTATCAACGCCCAGAAGTCCCAGGGGCGGTTCCCTTCTCGCGGGTGTTTGATAATTCGACGGATCAAGTGGTCATTGCCGTTCCTTCGACGATCACCCCTGAGCAACTTGAGGCCACCCTCCAACAAGCCTCCTTTGATTTGTACTCACCGGGCCGGACCTCCCCCGACGGCACGATGACGATTCGCGCTAGAACCATCCTCCATCCCCAACCAGGACTTTCTCAGCCGGTGTATTTAGGGGTTGTGCGTCGGTCTATGGGCGTGCGGAATGATGTGAATCAACAAATTGAAATTGACCGAGACACATTGGTAAATTTGCCCAAAAATTCAGTGGGCTAG
- a CDS encoding secretin N-terminal domain-containing protein codes for MRQFREISGALAATVALVAVAHPAFAASTQVTDVQVSPSQTGFDVILKTQSEGGKAPQVFNTNRGNTWTGFIFNAQLAKNQPLRQDNPAPGIASVMVSPVNNGVQVTVVGQNGTPTGQITRKDGGSVVFSVNGKPGDNRIAQAPPAPSAAPTPAPSIAPFVPNPTAPRTAPVAPITPVPPLLPKASPPPVGDMAVAQIDTSPSYIDLGTSERIPRLVLRDAPVREVLSLLARAAGMNLAFAETPGSGPGAAVPGAPGSGSSSGGPTVSLDIENESVQDVFNYVLRIACVAPSGASSGAPGGGSQCASLEANRVGRTVFVGPRLPDDARNVISRTIRLNQTTTENASNFLTTQGAETQLPITQVQVQTVGEGAAARTIETRTPTILALRANEGVGPLILRGLSVSGDNRLNSITLTGSPRKVAIATALLTQLDARKRQASVSVKIIDVNLLGINRAGTSFSFNINDTNVVNSGGTAIINLGSRSPASAPATLVDQSVGLAPVSVIPPISFDVGNRWLGQLQAAIVNQNAKILTDPTLVVQEGQNSQVKLTEEVITNFKVETQAGSPPTVTVTIEKQEAGLTLDLAVERIDDNGFISMRIKPVIKSPQRTESVSLPAGGQIAQQQVTLLQSREVNTGLIRIRDGQSLLLTGVIQEADRANVRKVPILGDLPLLGALFRRTERQNERKEVIVLVTPKIVDDSDRSTFGFGYNPSKEAQQMLQKSNN; via the coding sequence GTGAGACAGTTTCGAGAAATTAGTGGAGCACTGGCTGCAACGGTCGCGCTAGTCGCAGTTGCCCACCCTGCCTTTGCAGCGTCCACCCAAGTGACCGATGTGCAAGTCAGCCCCAGTCAAACGGGATTTGACGTTATCCTGAAGACCCAATCTGAAGGCGGTAAAGCGCCTCAAGTCTTTAATACCAACCGAGGTAATACTTGGACAGGGTTTATTTTCAATGCCCAGTTAGCCAAGAATCAACCCCTACGTCAGGATAATCCGGCTCCAGGCATTGCTTCAGTCATGGTGTCTCCGGTGAATAACGGCGTCCAGGTGACGGTGGTCGGCCAAAACGGTACCCCCACCGGACAAATTACCCGCAAAGATGGCGGCAGTGTGGTGTTTAGCGTGAATGGCAAACCGGGCGACAATCGCATCGCCCAAGCCCCCCCAGCCCCCAGCGCTGCCCCCACCCCAGCGCCTTCGATCGCGCCCTTTGTCCCGAATCCCACAGCCCCCCGGACGGCTCCCGTTGCACCGATCACGCCGGTACCGCCGCTGCTGCCCAAGGCTTCTCCGCCTCCAGTGGGTGATATGGCGGTGGCACAGATTGACACCAGTCCGAGTTATATCGACCTAGGTACCAGTGAGCGGATTCCACGCTTGGTGCTGCGGGATGCCCCTGTGCGGGAAGTCTTGTCGCTTTTGGCACGGGCGGCAGGCATGAACCTGGCCTTTGCAGAAACGCCTGGATCTGGCCCTGGAGCAGCAGTCCCTGGCGCACCGGGTTCTGGCTCTAGCTCTGGTGGGCCGACGGTATCTCTGGATATTGAGAATGAATCTGTCCAGGATGTTTTCAACTACGTCCTGAGAATTGCCTGTGTTGCCCCCTCGGGAGCGTCTAGCGGTGCACCAGGCGGGGGTTCTCAATGTGCTAGCCTGGAAGCCAATCGCGTGGGCCGCACGGTGTTTGTAGGACCTCGGCTGCCGGATGATGCGCGGAATGTGATTTCCCGCACAATTCGGCTCAACCAAACCACAACGGAAAATGCCTCTAACTTTTTGACGACCCAAGGGGCAGAAACCCAGTTGCCCATCACCCAGGTGCAGGTACAAACCGTTGGGGAAGGGGCAGCCGCCAGAACGATCGAAACTCGGACGCCGACCATCCTGGCACTGCGAGCCAATGAAGGGGTTGGCCCCCTGATTTTACGGGGACTTTCGGTATCGGGCGATAACCGCTTGAATAGCATTACGCTGACCGGCTCACCGCGTAAAGTGGCGATCGCGACGGCATTGTTAACCCAATTAGATGCCCGGAAGCGCCAAGCGTCCGTTAGCGTCAAGATTATTGATGTGAACCTACTGGGTATTAACCGGGCAGGGACCAGTTTCTCCTTCAATATCAACGACACGAACGTTGTGAACTCCGGTGGAACCGCCATTATCAACCTGGGGAGCCGTAGTCCCGCCTCTGCCCCTGCAACCTTGGTTGATCAATCGGTGGGTTTAGCGCCGGTATCAGTCATTCCACCCATCTCCTTTGATGTGGGCAATCGCTGGTTAGGCCAACTGCAAGCGGCGATCGTGAATCAGAACGCCAAGATTTTGACTGATCCAACCCTAGTGGTACAGGAGGGCCAAAACTCCCAGGTGAAACTGACTGAAGAAGTCATTACGAACTTCAAAGTAGAAACGCAGGCAGGTTCTCCGCCAACGGTGACAGTCACGATTGAAAAACAGGAAGCTGGGTTAACCCTGGACTTGGCTGTGGAGCGGATCGACGATAACGGGTTTATCTCGATGCGCATTAAACCCGTGATTAAGTCACCTCAACGGACGGAAAGTGTGAGTTTGCCTGCCGGTGGACAGATTGCTCAACAACAAGTTACGCTCCTGCAAAGCCGTGAGGTTAACACAGGATTGATTCGGATTCGGGATGGCCAATCCTTGCTACTCACCGGGGTCATTCAAGAAGCCGATCGAGCTAATGTGCGGAAGGTGCCAATTCTGGGTGATCTGCCACTATTAGGTGCACTCTTCCGTCGGACAGAGCGGCAAAATGAACGCAAAGAAGTTATCGTGCTGGTAACGCCTAAGATTGTTGACGACAGCGATCGGTCTACCTTTGGGTTTGGTTATAACCCCAGCAAGGAAGCTCAGCAGATGCTGCAAAAGAGCAACAACTAG
- a CDS encoding HU family DNA-binding protein, producing MNKGELVDAVAEKASVTKKQADAVISATIETIMDAVAQNQKVTLVGFGSFEPRQRKAREGRNPKTNEKMMIPETTVPAFSAGKLFKEKVAPPED from the coding sequence ATGAACAAAGGTGAATTAGTGGATGCGGTTGCTGAAAAAGCCAGTGTGACGAAAAAACAAGCCGATGCTGTGATTAGTGCCACGATCGAAACCATCATGGATGCGGTGGCCCAAAATCAAAAAGTGACGTTGGTGGGTTTTGGATCATTTGAGCCTCGCCAACGCAAGGCGCGGGAAGGTCGGAATCCGAAGACGAATGAAAAAATGATGATTCCAGAAACCACCGTGCCAGCTTTTTCTGCGGGCAAGCTATTTAAAGAAAAAGTTGCGCCCCCTGAAGATTAG
- a CDS encoding GuaB3 family IMP dehydrogenase-related protein, with amino-acid sequence MDIQIGRGKTARRAYGFDEIALAPGARTLDPSLADTRWTIGGIEREIPIIASAMDGVVDVKMAIRLSELGALGVLNLEGVQTRYADPNPVLDKIASVGKDEFVPLMQEIYREPIKAELVEKRIQEIKAQGGIAAVSATPAGAAKFGMVAANAGADLFFIQATVVSTNHLSPTEIQPLDLAKFCEEMPIPVILGNCVTYDVTLQLLRAGAAAIMVGIGPGAACTSRGVLGVGVPQATAVADCAAARDDFEKESGKYIPIIADGGLVTGGDICKCIACGADAVMIGSPFARAAEAPGRGFHWGMATPSPVLPRGTRIRVGTTGTLEQILRGPAGLDDGTHNLLGALQTSMGTLGASTIKEMQQVEVVIAPSLLTEGKVYQKAQQLGMGK; translated from the coding sequence GTGGACATTCAAATTGGCAGAGGTAAAACTGCTCGTAGAGCCTATGGCTTCGACGAAATTGCATTGGCTCCAGGGGCACGTACCCTTGATCCTAGCTTAGCTGACACCCGCTGGACGATCGGGGGCATTGAGCGGGAAATTCCTATCATCGCCAGTGCCATGGACGGGGTGGTAGATGTCAAAATGGCCATTCGCCTGTCCGAGTTAGGGGCATTAGGGGTGCTGAATCTGGAGGGGGTGCAAACCCGCTACGCTGACCCCAACCCTGTGCTCGACAAAATTGCCTCCGTGGGAAAAGACGAGTTTGTTCCCCTCATGCAGGAAATCTATCGCGAGCCGATCAAGGCAGAATTGGTCGAAAAGCGGATTCAAGAAATTAAGGCTCAAGGGGGCATTGCAGCCGTCAGTGCAACACCCGCCGGAGCAGCCAAGTTTGGCATGGTAGCCGCTAACGCGGGGGCCGACCTGTTCTTCATCCAGGCCACGGTGGTTTCGACCAATCACCTCTCTCCAACGGAGATTCAGCCCTTGGATCTGGCTAAATTCTGCGAAGAGATGCCGATTCCTGTGATTCTGGGCAACTGTGTGACCTATGATGTCACCTTGCAACTCCTGCGAGCGGGTGCTGCGGCCATCATGGTGGGAATTGGGCCGGGTGCGGCTTGTACTTCGCGGGGTGTCTTGGGCGTCGGTGTGCCCCAAGCCACTGCCGTTGCAGACTGTGCAGCAGCGCGGGATGACTTTGAAAAGGAATCGGGTAAGTACATTCCCATCATTGCTGATGGGGGTCTCGTTACCGGTGGCGACATCTGTAAGTGCATTGCCTGCGGTGCGGATGCAGTCATGATTGGCTCGCCCTTTGCACGGGCTGCGGAAGCACCGGGTCGGGGATTCCATTGGGGCATGGCAACGCCGAGTCCTGTTCTGCCCCGTGGTACTCGTATTCGAGTCGGCACAACAGGTACCCTGGAGCAGATTTTGCGTGGCCCTGCGGGGTTAGATGACGGAACCCACAACCTGCTAGGAGCTTTGCAAACCAGTATGGGAACGCTGGGTGCGAGCACCATTAAGGAAATGCAACAGGTGGAAGTCGTGATTGCCCCTTCGCTCTTAACGGAAGGGAAGGTTTACCAAAAAGCTCAACAGTTAGGAATGGGTAAGTAA